GCCTGAGCCTCCCTGTGTTCTCTGAGCCACCACATGCACTGGGGATGCTGGACAAAGCTCATTGCACTTCCACACACATGGTCCTACCCCACACAGTGAAGATGTGCCAGAGCTCCTGACCCCTCCCAGCAAtgttcccagctccctgctcagctcccagctttACTCAGGACAGGGATATTTCCATCACACAATTACTGCTGCAACTTCACAAATTCGATGATTCTCCAAACTTGAACTGACGTCATTCCAGTTGTTAGGAGGTTGTGTAGGCACATGCATTACAGCGCAATTTTCACCAGTGAAATTATTTGGTTCTCCTTTGCGCCAGAACCTGGGACAGAGACAGGCTTGTTACTCCCCAGTGTCCACTGGAAAAGGCCACAATGGGATGCAAGACTTGAAAACAAGAGACAGACATTCCCAATGCTGATTCATGAACAGAAGTGCTCTTCCTCCCACTCCATATCCCACGGGCACCAGTGACACATGGAAACCTGCCTCCTTCCTACAGCCTTCCAGCACAACAGggccctgctccatcctgctggGGGGAACTGATCACCACCACTCACCCCACGCACCTCACTCCCAGCAGAGGCCAGTGTTGGCCTCCAGGGCAAGTGTGTTCTCCAGAAGAAGGCACATCAGGGACAGCCTTGGTGCTctctccctgtgtcccatcTCTTTCCATTCATTTCAGCACAGGCCATTTTGTACATACAGGTGCAGTGAATAGAGGTCAGGCCACGCTGGTCATCAGGGTTTTGAAGGGCTCTTGCTGCCAGCAAGTTTTAGTTCTTTCCATGCCTATAGCATTGACTTCCATCTCTCAGGTAGTTAATTCAGCACAGATGGGGCCATGTGAACCTGGTGTCCTACACAGCCCTCTCCTGCTCTATCTTTGATCTCTCACAAGGCAGAGGGGTCATAACTCCCTCTCATGCACCAGCTGAACCTCTCACATCTCTCCTACTTTCTTTCCCTACCAGCAGTCACACCAAACACTCTTCTCCCAGAGATACTCACATTGGTGTCCCATTATATGGAGTCTTGTCCACCCACTGCCACTGGCCCACCTTCTCCAAAAACAGACCAATGTAGAAATTGTCTGGTTTAGGTTCTTTAGATTGTCTTATCTGCACAGACAGGAATTCCTGGCaatcagagagagagagtgcAATGTCCATGAGGGGCAGGACTGAGCACAGAGAGGCATCAGGAGTCCCtgtgggctggggctggtgctgcagaggtgCAGACAGgaccttccccctcccctgcaggACACTCAGGGGCTCTGAGTCCCCTCCAGGGCCAGCACTGTGTCTCTGCCTGCTGGGTCCCTCTCTCAGCCCTGTGCACTTACCTGCTCTGCCTTGCTGTTGATCACCACCAGCTGGGAGCCCATCCCAGTGCAGTTCTGTGCACTCTCAGACCATGACATCGTGTCAGGGGACAGGAAATAGCAGCTTCCTTGaaaccttctccagcccttTGGGCAGCACGTCCAGCCTCTCTctgtgcagggagaggcagagagatGAAGGCTACTAACAAGAGAGGGTGATTGCAGAGATCCAGATTTTCCAGGGACAGTGCTCATGTCCTCCTCAGTGACATTTCCTGACAGAAAGTGCTTGAAAACACAGGGATAGTACAGACATTTCTCCCCATTGCTTTTGACTATGACCAGTGAGGTTTGTGTATCCAAAGCCGTGGCAATCCTTGTAAGGGGATCTCAGGTGTCTCCAAAGTTCTCCTGGGGATGTGGTTTGACTTGCCCTGGTACAGCCTCCTTGAGGCCCTTAGCCCCAGGGAAGAGGGGACACTGTGAGTACTGACCTGTGCCTTGTGGCAGCGCTGAGTCGCACTCCCACTCCgagaactgctgctgcagggccgAGGGCTGGTCACTGCTGTGGCTGAAGGGAACCactgcagagggagaggaaaggcagcaggattaccccttcctcccagctcctcacccaGCATCTCTGGCCCCTTGACTCTCCTTCCACCATTTCCCCAGCAAGCATTGTCCCAGCTGTCACCTCTCCTGGCCCACACcagtggcacagctgccttCCCAGCCAGAAAGGGACCGTCTTCCAAGTCAGACAGCAGAGGGACCCCTGGAAGCACATCCCACTGGGGACATGCCACACACAGGGCAGGAGTGATCCCTCCCAACCACAGCCACTCTGCCATGCACAtacccacagcccagctgccagtCTACAAAGCAGCCTCTCATTCTCACACTTTGTCTCTTCCTCAGCTACACATCAACAGGCATTTGGAGGAGTTACCTCCAGCTGGGCCTGTTCCATCAGCAACACCCAGTCCAGGTGAAGGGAACCACtgacagctggagctgctgaaaccAAGGTGCAGCATAAATCCCTAGGACTTACTAGCTCCAGTTTGTGGGGAATAATGCACTCTTGGTGACAGGCCACAGCCACAATCCCAAGGACTTACTAGTAACTCAAACACACAGGAGGATGGATTAGGAGCTGATCAGGGTGTGCTGAACAATCCAGATGCCTGGATCCTGATGCTTAACAATCCAGATTCATCATCAGTCATTTAATTTAGAAGTGTTTTTACTTATGAGCAGAACAATCCTAGTGGCTCCAGTGCCTGATTAGTGAATTGCTGTAATGGAAGAAGGCTCAGAGGCGGTGGGCAAGGGCAATGCCTGGCTGACCACCCCCATTGCCAATAAAGGTGTCCTTATCCCTACACAAAGATAAAGGATGAGAAGAAAGTTGACTTTTAGTTTTGTTCAGCTGAGGGCTTTGACCTGCTGTGGAGCTGTTCATCCCTGTAGGGATCAAAAAGGGTCAGTGTATTCCTCAGTTAGCCATGA
This sequence is a window from Vidua chalybeata isolate OUT-0048 chromosome 2, bVidCha1 merged haplotype, whole genome shotgun sequence. Protein-coding genes within it:
- the LOC128784098 gene encoding C-type lectin domain family 4 member E-like, whose product is MMNGQGRMSPGSAAPTEERSCSWLNIWVFLIFALLIKAAFVSLCLYLVVPFSHSSDQPSALQQQFSEWECDSALPQGTERGWTCCPKGWRRFQGSCYFLSPDTMSWSESAQNCTGMGSQLVVINSKAEQEFLSVQIRQSKEPKPDNFYIGLFLEKVGQWQWVDKTPYNGTPMFWRKGEPNNFTGENCAVMHVPTQPPNNWNDVSSSLENHRICEVAAVIV